A window from Longimicrobium sp. encodes these proteins:
- a CDS encoding homoserine O-acetyltransferase family protein — protein MSRRELHVQRVPRFELESGQVLHGVRQAYHLDGVLNEDRDNVVLVFHALTGSADAAGGWWTEVIGPGKPIDTNRHAVLCANLLGSCYGTTGPWEPGRADFPLVTTRDQARLVQLLVDELGITRVALALGGSLGGMVAMEWAVQNPRVAESVVVLAAPAAHTASAIAWNHIQRQAIEAAGERGLEIARMIGMMTYRTPDEQASRFGRRREVDGGWSVASYLEHHGRKLRDRFDPRSYVALTRAMDSHDVGRGRGGVATALKSIEGRLIGVGIPGDLLYSDGDVRSWADAAGAEYREIHSIHGHDAFLLEPGQTARILADALEPAAQLTER, from the coding sequence ATGAGCCGCCGCGAGCTGCACGTCCAGCGCGTCCCCCGCTTCGAACTGGAGTCGGGTCAGGTGCTGCACGGCGTCCGGCAGGCGTACCACCTGGACGGCGTGCTGAACGAGGATCGCGACAACGTCGTCCTCGTCTTCCACGCCCTCACCGGGTCGGCCGACGCGGCGGGCGGATGGTGGACGGAGGTGATCGGCCCCGGCAAGCCGATCGACACGAACCGCCACGCCGTGCTCTGCGCCAACCTGCTGGGCTCGTGCTACGGCACCACGGGGCCGTGGGAGCCGGGGCGCGCCGACTTTCCCCTCGTCACGACGCGCGACCAGGCGCGACTCGTCCAGCTCCTGGTGGACGAACTCGGCATCACCCGCGTCGCCCTCGCCCTCGGCGGATCGCTGGGCGGGATGGTGGCGATGGAATGGGCCGTCCAGAACCCGCGAGTTGCGGAGTCCGTCGTCGTGCTCGCGGCCCCGGCGGCGCACACGGCATCCGCCATCGCATGGAACCACATCCAGCGGCAGGCCATCGAGGCCGCGGGCGAGCGGGGGCTGGAAATCGCCCGGATGATCGGGATGATGACCTACCGCACGCCGGACGAGCAGGCGTCGCGGTTCGGGCGGCGGCGGGAGGTGGATGGGGGATGGTCCGTCGCCTCGTACCTGGAGCACCACGGCCGCAAGCTGCGCGACCGCTTCGATCCACGCAGCTACGTGGCGCTCACCCGGGCCATGGACAGCCACGACGTGGGCCGCGGCCGGGGCGGGGTCGCGACCGCGCTGAAGTCCATCGAAGGCCGGCTGATTGGCGTCGGCATCCCCGGTGACCTGCTGTACAGCGACGGGGACGTGCGGAGCTGGGCGGACGCGGCGGGGGCGGAGTACCGGGAAATCCACTCTATCCACGGCCACGACGCGTTCCTGCTGGAGCCCGGACAGACGGCCCGCATCCTGGCCGACGCGCTGGAGCCCGCTGCACAACTGACGGAAAGGTGA
- a CDS encoding homoserine dehydrogenase has protein sequence MSIALKIGTVDVRVPVVHGGSRVVRVALAGCGTVGGDLVRLLHQGADEIRARHGLRFELVRVLVAHGERPRPGELDRALLTTDVDSFLATDADLVVEAIGGSVPALRIARATLAAGRRLVTANKALIAAHGPELAELARIHRGRLDFESSVMGGVPVIRALREPLSLTGIRSIHGILNGTTNYILSRLEDGWTFPAALAEAQARGFAEADPSRDLSGEDAADKVRILAWLAFGADPARLNVRRRGLGDGAERLAHAASALGGVVRLVAEAARLPGGVVASVEPVLVATSSELGRTRDEENAVVIESEWNGRVRLSGPGAGGAPTASALLGDMVRSTVRHRAPAGGATPSIPDRRPHAWAIAVERGQLPEAALRATLDRVEVEVDRIARGKGVSVMRTHPTPWPRIGLAVRALEGQGLAPAVLRVAE, from the coding sequence ATGAGCATTGCACTGAAGATCGGGACCGTGGACGTCCGCGTCCCGGTAGTTCACGGCGGCTCGCGGGTGGTCCGCGTTGCGCTCGCGGGATGCGGAACGGTGGGTGGCGACCTCGTCCGGCTGCTGCACCAGGGTGCGGACGAGATCCGCGCGCGCCACGGCCTGCGGTTCGAGCTCGTCCGCGTGCTCGTGGCGCACGGCGAGCGCCCGCGGCCGGGCGAGCTGGACCGCGCGCTGCTGACGACGGACGTGGACTCCTTTCTCGCCACGGACGCGGACCTCGTCGTGGAGGCGATCGGCGGCTCCGTCCCGGCGCTCCGCATTGCGCGGGCGACGCTGGCGGCGGGGCGGCGGCTGGTGACGGCCAACAAGGCGCTGATTGCGGCGCACGGGCCGGAACTGGCGGAGCTGGCGCGGATCCACCGCGGGCGGCTGGACTTCGAGAGCTCGGTGATGGGCGGCGTCCCCGTGATCCGCGCCCTGCGCGAGCCGCTGTCGCTGACCGGCATCCGCTCGATCCACGGCATCCTGAACGGGACCACGAACTACATCCTCAGCCGCCTGGAGGATGGATGGACCTTTCCCGCCGCGCTGGCGGAGGCGCAGGCGCGCGGGTTCGCCGAGGCGGACCCGTCGCGCGACCTGAGCGGCGAGGACGCGGCAGACAAGGTGCGCATCCTGGCGTGGCTGGCCTTCGGCGCCGATCCCGCGCGGCTCAATGTGCGCCGCCGCGGGCTTGGCGACGGCGCCGAGCGGCTGGCGCACGCCGCGAGCGCGCTAGGTGGCGTCGTGCGGTTGGTCGCAGAGGCGGCGCGGCTGCCGGGGGGCGTGGTGGCGAGCGTGGAGCCGGTGCTCGTCGCTACCTCGTCGGAGCTGGGGCGCACGCGCGACGAGGAGAACGCGGTGGTGATCGAGAGCGAGTGGAACGGGCGGGTGCGGCTGTCCGGACCGGGTGCGGGCGGCGCGCCTACGGCATCGGCGCTGCTGGGAGACATGGTGCGCTCCACGGTCCGCCACCGCGCGCCCGCGGGAGGCGCGACCCCGAGCATCCCCGACCGCCGCCCGCACGCCTGGGCTATCGCGGTGGAGCGCGGCCAGCTCCCCGAAGCCGCGCTCCGTGCGACGCTGGACCGCGTGGAGGTGGAGGTGGACCGCATTGCCCGCGGCAAGGGGGTGAGCGTGATGCGGACGCACCCCACGCCGTGGCCGCGCATCGGCTTGGCGGTGCGGGCGCTGGAGGGGCAGGGGCTGGCGCCG